The Deinococcus wulumuqiensis R12 genome has a window encoding:
- a CDS encoding TAXI family TRAP transporter solute-binding subunit — translation MKKMLSLSALVLAGTATVAFAQNAFITIGSGSTTGVYFPVATGMAKMMNDAGGIRANARSTGGSVFNMNGIKSGELDMAIVQNDVAYYAYKGTGIDAFKGKANPNVRSMAVLYPEVLHVIVRKDAGINTIADLKGKRVVTGDLGSGSEQTALQVLEAYGLDFKDLGQQLRVSPAQGISLMQDKRADALFYTVGVGASAIAQIAQTTDVKLIPVSGNQATALLKKYPFYVRYNIPAKSYKGQGATVPGVAVQATLVTSSSVDTDTVYKAMKAAFSNEKALKALHPALANNYADAKAVKGLPAPLHPGAVKFWKEQGLNVK, via the coding sequence ATGAAAAAGATGCTTTCCCTCAGCGCCCTCGTGCTGGCGGGCACCGCCACCGTCGCCTTCGCCCAGAACGCCTTCATCACCATCGGCTCGGGCAGCACCACGGGGGTCTACTTCCCCGTCGCCACCGGCATGGCGAAGATGATGAACGACGCGGGCGGCATCCGCGCCAACGCCCGCTCCACCGGCGGCAGCGTGTTCAATATGAACGGCATCAAGTCCGGCGAACTCGACATGGCGATTGTCCAGAACGACGTGGCCTACTACGCCTACAAGGGCACCGGCATCGACGCCTTCAAGGGCAAGGCCAACCCCAACGTGCGCTCCATGGCCGTGCTGTACCCCGAAGTCCTGCACGTCATCGTGCGCAAGGACGCGGGCATCAACACCATCGCCGACCTCAAGGGCAAGCGCGTGGTGACGGGCGACCTCGGCTCCGGCTCGGAGCAGACCGCCCTGCAAGTGCTCGAAGCCTACGGCCTAGATTTCAAGGACCTCGGCCAGCAGCTTCGCGTCTCCCCCGCCCAGGGCATCAGCCTGATGCAGGACAAGCGCGCCGACGCCCTGTTCTACACGGTGGGCGTGGGTGCCAGCGCCATTGCCCAGATTGCCCAGACCACCGACGTGAAGCTGATTCCCGTCAGCGGCAACCAGGCCACCGCGCTGCTCAAGAAGTACCCCTTCTACGTGCGCTACAACATCCCCGCCAAGAGCTACAAGGGTCAGGGTGCCACTGTGCCCGGCGTGGCGGTGCAGGCGACCCTGGTCACCAGCAGCAGCGTGGACACCGACACCGTGTACAAGGCCATGAAGGCCGCCTTCTCCAACGAAAAGGCGCTCAAGGCCCTGCACCCGGCCCTCGCCAACAACTACGCCGACGCCAAGGCGGTCAAGGGCCTGCCCGCTCCCCTGCACCCCGGAGCCGTCAAGTTCTGGAAAGAGCAGGGCCTGAACGTCAAGTAA
- a CDS encoding cob(I)yrinic acid a,c-diamide adenosyltransferase, producing the protein MKLYTRTGDQGQTGLYGADRVSKAHPRVEAYGTVDELNSALGLARAHSTDAALDTDLEYLQNALFDVGADLATRPGTSYEKNLVRMDAEDVAYLEAMIDRYQEAAPPFTGFVHPGGTPAAAALQLARAVARRAERDVIRLLDTEEANAQVQVYLNRVSDLLFIMARAVNARSGLSEEAWTVKKRR; encoded by the coding sequence ATGAAGCTCTACACCCGCACCGGCGACCAGGGACAGACCGGCCTTTACGGCGCAGACCGCGTGAGCAAGGCCCACCCCCGCGTGGAGGCCTACGGCACCGTGGACGAACTCAACTCGGCGCTGGGGCTGGCGCGGGCGCACAGCACGGACGCCGCGCTCGACACCGACCTCGAGTACCTGCAAAATGCACTGTTCGACGTGGGCGCGGACCTGGCGACCCGCCCCGGCACGTCCTACGAGAAAAACCTCGTTCGCATGGACGCCGAGGACGTGGCCTACCTGGAAGCGATGATCGACCGCTACCAGGAGGCCGCGCCCCCCTTTACCGGCTTCGTGCATCCGGGGGGTACTCCGGCGGCGGCGGCGCTGCAACTCGCCCGCGCCGTGGCCCGCCGCGCCGAACGGGACGTGATCCGGCTGCTCGACACCGAGGAGGCGAACGCGCAGGTGCAGGTCTACCTCAACCGCGTTTCCGACCTGCTGTTCATCATGGCCCGCGCCGTCAATGCCCGCAGTGGGCTGAGCGAAGAAGCCTGGACCGTGAAAAAGCGGCGGTAA
- the bshC gene encoding bacillithiol biosynthesis cysteine-adding enzyme BshC — protein sequence MARNVAAEYSKGTLGEFLRLSPQDLERARAERRPKLDREALAAALREYHRDLGTLDANVEALLTRLSHPESRVVVTGQQAGLLTGPAYSVHKGAGAALLAQKLNTDDAPVVAVYWVASQDHDAEEVASATLLDLNETLHRLTLDVPAGVPVGRVAWRDEWTAEVLALLERFEAPAEHRAAVRARIERAISGNGSPHTGYADVFARLIHGLLAPAGLLVLDPMHPALARLMAPALARELEQPLTSSERIEAAAERLSTAGFTPQLRRPAGATNLFVEEQDGQRRLLKFDGQTFSTDTRAYTRTELQAQLGADPTRLTPAAGLRPAVQDALLPTLAFVVGPGEIAYGAQLKDVYPLHGLQQPLLWPRLSVTWLEPNVARLLRRLHATAAEVQADPEGVLGRALARERGAGAVAAGRLQALEAELEQLITDLAQLDPTLVGAAERTRRRTLPRVAHLQRQAASALARAEDERSGQLTRLNKHLLPNGVPQEREMNFLTYLLKHGETPLRQLLALDAGFVGEVEIS from the coding sequence ATGGCGCGGAACGTAGCGGCGGAATACAGCAAAGGCACCCTGGGCGAGTTTCTCCGCCTCTCGCCGCAAGACCTCGAGCGGGCACGGGCCGAGCGGCGCCCGAAACTCGACCGGGAGGCGCTGGCCGCTGCGCTGCGCGAGTACCACCGCGATCTGGGCACCCTGGACGCGAACGTCGAGGCGCTGCTCACCCGTCTGAGCCACCCCGAATCGCGGGTGGTCGTCACCGGGCAGCAAGCGGGCCTGCTCACCGGCCCGGCCTACAGCGTCCACAAGGGCGCGGGCGCGGCACTCCTCGCCCAGAAGCTGAACACGGACGACGCCCCGGTCGTCGCCGTGTACTGGGTCGCCAGCCAGGACCACGACGCCGAGGAAGTCGCCAGCGCAACGCTGCTCGACCTGAACGAAACCCTGCACCGCCTGACCCTCGACGTGCCGGCTGGCGTGCCGGTGGGCCGGGTGGCGTGGCGCGACGAGTGGACCGCCGAGGTACTGGCCCTGCTCGAGCGTTTCGAGGCCCCCGCCGAACACAGGGCCGCTGTCCGCGCCCGGATAGAGCGGGCCATCTCGGGCAATGGGTCGCCACACACCGGGTACGCCGACGTGTTCGCCCGGCTGATTCACGGGCTGCTCGCGCCCGCCGGTCTGCTGGTGCTCGACCCCATGCACCCCGCGCTCGCCCGCCTGATGGCCCCCGCGCTCGCCCGTGAGCTGGAGCAGCCCCTCACGTCCTCGGAGCGCATCGAGGCCGCCGCCGAGCGCCTGAGCACCGCCGGATTCACGCCGCAACTGCGCCGCCCGGCGGGGGCGACCAACCTCTTTGTCGAGGAGCAGGACGGCCAGCGCCGACTGCTGAAATTCGACGGGCAGACTTTCAGCACCGATACCCGCGCGTATACCCGCACCGAGCTGCAGGCACAGCTCGGCGCCGACCCGACCCGCCTGACCCCCGCCGCTGGCCTGCGCCCCGCCGTGCAGGACGCGCTGCTGCCCACGCTGGCCTTCGTGGTCGGCCCCGGCGAAATCGCGTACGGGGCGCAGCTGAAAGACGTCTACCCGCTGCACGGCCTCCAGCAACCGCTGCTGTGGCCGCGCCTGAGCGTGACGTGGCTGGAACCGAACGTCGCCCGGTTGCTCCGCCGCCTGCACGCCACCGCCGCCGAGGTGCAGGCCGATCCGGAAGGGGTGCTGGGCCGCGCCCTGGCCCGTGAGAGGGGCGCGGGCGCGGTGGCCGCCGGGCGCTTGCAAGCCCTCGAAGCCGAACTGGAACAGCTCATCACCGACCTCGCGCAGCTCGACCCCACGCTGGTCGGCGCCGCCGAACGCACCCGCCGCCGCACCCTGCCCCGCGTGGCGCACCTGCAACGGCAGGCCGCCTCCGCCCTGGCCCGCGCCGAGGACGAACGCAGCGGGCAACTGACCCGCCTGAACAAGCACCTGCTGCCAAACGGCGTCCCCCAGGAACGCGAGATGAACTTCCTGACCTACCTGCTCAAACACGGCGAAACCCCGCTCAGGCAACTGCTGGCCCTGGACGCGGGGTTCGTGGGAGAGGTGGAGATTTCGTAA
- the malQ gene encoding 4-alpha-glucanotransferase, with the protein MTLQRSSGVLLHPTSLPGPYGIGELGASARHFVDWLAQAGQRSWQVMPLGPTGYGDSPYQAFSAFAGNPYLIDLTTLREEGLLHDADFEAMPAFNPRRVDFGTQFVWRNQMLDRAYAHFIYGEHAELTAAFEAFKQEEADWLGDYALFMALKTAHGGLPWNAWEAALRDREPGALASARERLAGAIDRVQFVQFLFFRQWTALREYARERGVQIIGDIPIFVAMDSSDAWANRDQFYFDDQGQPTVVAGVPPDYFSETGQLWGNPLYNWPRMKEDGFAWWIKRFQGSLKLYDIIRVDHFRGFAGYWEIPYPAETAMNGRWVPALGHEMFEAVRAALGSLPIIAEDLGVITPDVEKLRDDFGFPGMAVLQFAFGGGDFAVNDFLPGNIKENRVVYTGTHDNDTTRGWWVNADESERHNFRVYTSSDPGEDTFAWQLTELAFSTRAVLAVVPLQDLLNLGSEDRMNLPGTTGDHNWTWRLDPAALLPSLAAQLRELTERTGRSA; encoded by the coding sequence ATGACACTTCAACGTTCCAGCGGCGTCCTGCTGCACCCCACCAGCCTGCCCGGTCCCTACGGCATCGGTGAACTCGGCGCGTCGGCGCGGCACTTCGTGGACTGGCTCGCGCAGGCCGGGCAGCGCTCCTGGCAGGTCATGCCGCTCGGCCCCACCGGCTACGGCGACAGCCCCTACCAGGCGTTTTCGGCCTTCGCGGGCAACCCTTACCTCATCGACCTGACGACGCTGAGAGAAGAAGGCCTGCTCCACGACGCCGACTTCGAGGCCATGCCCGCCTTCAACCCGCGCCGGGTGGATTTCGGCACGCAGTTCGTGTGGCGCAACCAGATGCTCGACCGGGCCTACGCGCACTTTATTTATGGTGAGCACGCCGAACTGACGGCGGCGTTCGAGGCGTTCAAGCAGGAAGAAGCGGACTGGCTGGGCGACTACGCGCTGTTCATGGCCCTCAAGACCGCGCACGGCGGCCTGCCCTGGAACGCCTGGGAAGCGGCGCTGCGTGACCGCGAGCCGGGCGCCCTGGCCTCGGCCCGCGAGCGGCTCGCCGGGGCCATCGACCGCGTGCAGTTCGTGCAGTTCCTGTTTTTCCGCCAGTGGACGGCCCTGCGCGAGTACGCCCGTGAGCGCGGCGTGCAAATCATCGGGGACATTCCCATTTTCGTGGCGATGGATTCCAGCGACGCCTGGGCAAACCGCGACCAGTTTTATTTCGACGACCAGGGCCAGCCCACGGTGGTGGCGGGCGTGCCGCCGGACTACTTCTCGGAAACCGGGCAACTGTGGGGCAATCCCCTCTACAACTGGCCCCGGATGAAGGAAGACGGCTTCGCATGGTGGATCAAGCGCTTTCAGGGCAGCCTGAAGCTCTACGACATCATCCGCGTGGACCATTTCCGGGGCTTTGCCGGGTACTGGGAAATTCCCTACCCCGCCGAAACCGCCATGAACGGGCGCTGGGTGCCGGCGCTGGGGCACGAGATGTTCGAAGCGGTGCGGGCGGCGCTCGGAAGCCTGCCCATCATCGCCGAGGACCTCGGGGTAATTACCCCGGACGTGGAAAAGCTGCGCGACGACTTCGGCTTTCCCGGCATGGCGGTGCTGCAATTCGCTTTCGGGGGCGGCGACTTCGCCGTGAACGACTTCCTGCCCGGCAACATCAAGGAAAACCGGGTGGTCTACACCGGCACCCACGACAACGACACCACACGCGGCTGGTGGGTAAACGCCGACGAGAGCGAGCGCCACAACTTCCGGGTGTACACCAGCAGCGACCCCGGCGAGGACACCTTCGCCTGGCAACTGACCGAGCTGGCTTTCAGTACCCGCGCGGTGCTGGCGGTGGTGCCGCTGCAGGACCTGCTCAACCTCGGCAGCGAGGACCGCATGAACCTGCCCGGCACGACCGGCGACCACAACTGGACGTGGCGCCTCGACCCGGCGGCGCTGCTGCCCTCGCTCGCGGCGCAACTGCGCGAACTGACCGAGCGGACGGGGCGCAGCGCATAA
- a CDS encoding ROK family protein produces the protein MGGVPPVPPTPLTLALDIGGTSLRAALVQGRQVRERRQAPTPHPATPDAVLAAAADLARPLIGQASGLGVACAGALHGGVVLSTSEHIFPGWAGTPLAERLSAELGLPAAVLNDARAAAWGEARLGLGQGVREFMFVTVSTGIGAGLVLDGRLHQAGNGLDAELGLTLAPRAAPASGLRFLEREASGRALDEQARALGFAGSRELCDAAETGHPQAQAAHSRSAFLLAWKLADVGALLGVTRVALGGSVGLRPGYREQVEWALSEMPTRHTPEVVPAALGADAGLIGAALWAREQRA, from the coding sequence ATGGGCGGCGTGCCCCCCGTGCCCCCGACCCCGCTCACCCTGGCCCTCGACATCGGCGGCACGTCCCTCCGGGCGGCGCTGGTGCAGGGCAGGCAGGTGCGCGAGCGGCGGCAGGCGCCCACCCCGCACCCGGCGACCCCGGACGCGGTGCTGGCCGCCGCTGCCGACCTCGCCCGCCCGCTGATCGGGCAGGCGTCGGGCCTGGGCGTGGCGTGTGCCGGCGCCCTGCACGGCGGCGTGGTCCTCTCGACCTCCGAACACATTTTTCCCGGCTGGGCAGGCACACCGCTGGCCGAGCGGCTGAGCGCCGAACTGGGCCTGCCCGCTGCCGTCCTGAACGACGCCCGCGCCGCCGCCTGGGGAGAAGCGCGACTCGGCTTGGGTCAGGGCGTGCGCGAATTCATGTTCGTGACCGTCAGCACCGGCATCGGCGCGGGGCTGGTGCTGGACGGGCGGCTGCATCAGGCGGGCAATGGTCTGGACGCCGAACTGGGCCTGACCCTGGCCCCCCGCGCCGCGCCTGCCAGCGGCCTGCGGTTTCTGGAACGGGAAGCCAGTGGCCGGGCGCTGGACGAGCAGGCCCGCGCCCTGGGCTTTGCGGGCAGCCGCGAACTGTGTGACGCCGCCGAAACCGGGCACCCACAGGCGCAGGCGGCGCACTCGCGCTCGGCGTTCCTGCTCGCCTGGAAACTGGCCGACGTGGGTGCGCTGCTGGGCGTCACGCGGGTGGCCCTGGGCGGCAGCGTGGGTCTGCGCCCCGGCTACCGCGAGCAGGTGGAGTGGGCTTTGTCGGAAATGCCCACCCGCCACACCCCCGAAGTGGTCCCCGCCGCGCTGGGGGCCGACGCCGGGCTGATCGGCGCGGCGCTGTGGGCGCGGGAGCAGCGGGCGTGA
- a CDS encoding WecB/TagA/CpsF family glycosyltransferase, translating into MSPTSSPERLVLFDLPLDPVTLDTALDRLSGWLFESPATPHTVVTLNPEFIVQSRTQPEFVRVMQQADLVTADGVGIVYAARQLLGAEVPRAPGFDLVTGLMKRHGPELRVFFLGSKPGVAEQAAQNAVRDYGIGVAGVHHGYFKPDEDQRVAELVGASGAHLLLTGMGAGRQEIFNDYWKQLHRAPVAIGCGGVIDVLAGAAQLAPDWTRKLGVEWIWRVAGDRKRWGRAPRLAQFVAMVQAEKRRG; encoded by the coding sequence ATGAGTCCTACGAGTTCGCCCGAACGCCTGGTTCTTTTCGACCTGCCGCTGGACCCGGTCACGCTGGACACCGCGCTCGACCGGCTGAGTGGCTGGCTGTTCGAGTCGCCGGCGACCCCGCACACCGTGGTGACCCTCAACCCCGAGTTCATCGTGCAGTCGCGCACCCAGCCCGAGTTCGTGCGGGTGATGCAGCAGGCCGACCTGGTCACCGCCGACGGCGTGGGCATCGTCTACGCGGCGCGGCAACTGCTCGGCGCCGAGGTGCCCCGCGCCCCCGGCTTCGACCTGGTCACGGGCCTGATGAAGCGGCACGGCCCCGAACTGCGCGTGTTTTTCCTCGGCTCCAAGCCGGGCGTGGCCGAGCAGGCCGCCCAGAACGCGGTGCGCGACTACGGCATCGGGGTGGCGGGCGTCCATCACGGCTATTTCAAGCCCGACGAGGACCAGCGGGTGGCCGAACTCGTCGGGGCCAGCGGCGCGCACCTGCTGCTCACCGGCATGGGGGCGGGGCGACAGGAAATCTTCAACGACTACTGGAAACAGCTCCACCGCGCCCCCGTCGCCATCGGTTGTGGGGGCGTCATCGACGTGCTGGCGGGCGCCGCGCAGCTCGCCCCCGACTGGACGCGCAAGCTGGGCGTGGAGTGGATCTGGCGCGTGGCTGGCGACCGCAAACGCTGGGGCCGCGCCCCCCGCCTGGCGCAGTTCGTGGCGATGGTGCAGGCCGAAAAGCGCAGAGGGTAA
- a CDS encoding DinB family protein has translation MTDRPDRSQLAFARLLPRLFRGGQAYVGVEATLSDLTDEQAAQRAGGLPHSVAELVAHVNWWNRWMLDIIEMGQALPYPPHAADTWPAVGAGDWSRTKNEFYELLARIDTHASRPDLASPVNHEETIGELLADFALHTAHHFGQIISVRQALGAWPPAGGGDTW, from the coding sequence ATGACCGACCGCCCCGACCGTTCACAGCTCGCGTTTGCCCGATTGCTTCCCCGTCTGTTCCGGGGGGGACAGGCTTACGTGGGCGTCGAAGCCACCCTCAGCGACCTCACGGACGAGCAGGCGGCGCAGCGTGCCGGGGGGCTGCCGCACAGCGTGGCCGAACTGGTGGCGCACGTGAACTGGTGGAACCGCTGGATGCTCGACATCATCGAGATGGGGCAGGCCCTTCCCTACCCGCCGCACGCCGCCGACACCTGGCCCGCCGTGGGCGCGGGCGACTGGAGCCGCACCAAGAACGAGTTTTACGAACTGCTTGCCCGCATCGACACCCACGCCTCGCGGCCCGACCTCGCCAGCCCGGTCAACCACGAGGAAACCATCGGGGAACTGCTTGCCGACTTCGCGCTGCACACGGCCCACCACTTCGGCCAGATCATCAGCGTGCGCCAAGCCCTCGGCGCGTGGCCGCCTGCCGGGGGGGGCGACACGTGGTGA
- a CDS encoding Crp/Fnr family transcriptional regulator, with protein MLPGAFASLPAEVQAQLTAAGRSGRWGRGGLIFHPDDPAETLHLLTRGTVRLYRLGSGAREVTLDVHVPGALLGAPALLPGSGQSATYGMYAEAMDEVETLQLGQGALHRLFGQQPAALLALTEQLTRQTRGVQERLSGLVFLEVSQRLALALLALAEREGGWDGPALALRDRISHQDLAHAVGSTRETITKLLGDFRARGLLDLGYRRIVLTDRAGLEQAARQPLGPLDS; from the coding sequence ATGTTGCCGGGTGCGTTCGCTTCCCTGCCTGCCGAGGTGCAGGCGCAGCTCACGGCGGCGGGGCGCAGCGGGCGCTGGGGTCGGGGCGGGCTGATTTTTCATCCCGACGACCCCGCCGAGACCCTGCACCTGCTCACACGCGGCACGGTGCGGCTGTATCGCCTGGGCAGCGGCGCCCGGGAAGTCACGCTGGACGTGCATGTTCCCGGCGCCCTGCTCGGCGCCCCGGCCCTGCTTCCCGGCTCCGGGCAGAGCGCCACCTACGGCATGTACGCCGAAGCGATGGACGAGGTGGAAACGCTGCAACTCGGCCAGGGCGCCCTGCACCGCCTCTTTGGGCAGCAGCCCGCCGCGCTGCTGGCCCTGACCGAGCAGCTCACCCGGCAGACGCGGGGCGTGCAGGAGCGGCTTTCCGGCCTGGTCTTTCTGGAGGTGTCGCAGCGCCTCGCCCTGGCCCTGCTCGCTCTGGCCGAGCGCGAAGGCGGCTGGGACGGCCCGGCGCTGGCCCTGCGTGACCGCATCTCGCACCAGGACCTCGCGCACGCGGTGGGCAGCACCCGCGAAACCATCACCAAGCTGCTCGGCGACTTCCGGGCACGCGGGCTGCTCGACCTGGGCTACCGCCGCATCGTGCTGACCGACCGCGCCGGACTCGAACAGGCGGCGCGGCAACCCCTGGGGCCGCTGGACTCCTGA
- a CDS encoding amino acid ABC transporter ATP-binding protein, translated as MTAPFSPDPASAPAAAPVARTVGEPVIVAQDVHKHFGAFHALRGVNLSVRQGEVVVIIGPSGSGKSTFIRTINALDPHDGGSITVDGIPLQGARNLDAIRREVGMVFQSFNLFPHLTVLDNITLAPTRVRGASKAEAQARGLELLRRVGIEEQAHKFPAQLSGGQQQRVAIARALAMDPKIMLFDEPTSALDPEMIKEVLDVMKELARSGMTMLVVTHEMGFAREVADRILFFDQGNIVEDTTPEAFYQNPQHERAKQFLSKILGH; from the coding sequence ATGACCGCTCCCTTTTCTCCTGACCCCGCTTCCGCTCCGGCAGCCGCTCCGGTCGCCCGCACGGTGGGCGAGCCGGTGATCGTCGCCCAGGATGTCCACAAGCACTTCGGCGCCTTCCACGCCCTGCGCGGCGTCAACCTCAGCGTGCGACAGGGCGAGGTGGTCGTCATCATCGGGCCGTCGGGCAGCGGCAAAAGCACCTTCATCCGCACCATCAACGCGCTCGACCCCCACGACGGCGGCTCCATCACGGTGGACGGCATTCCGCTTCAGGGCGCGAGGAACCTCGACGCCATTCGCCGCGAGGTCGGCATGGTGTTTCAGTCGTTCAACCTGTTTCCGCACCTGACGGTGCTCGACAACATCACCCTGGCCCCCACCCGTGTGCGCGGCGCGAGCAAGGCCGAGGCTCAGGCACGCGGCCTGGAGTTGCTGCGGCGCGTGGGCATCGAGGAGCAGGCCCACAAGTTCCCGGCCCAGCTCTCGGGCGGGCAGCAGCAGCGCGTCGCCATCGCCCGCGCCCTGGCGATGGACCCCAAAATCATGCTGTTCGACGAGCCGACCTCGGCGCTCGACCCCGAGATGATCAAAGAGGTGCTCGACGTGATGAAGGAACTCGCCCGCTCCGGCATGACCATGCTGGTGGTCACGCACGAAATGGGCTTTGCCCGCGAAGTGGCCGACCGCATCCTGTTTTTCGACCAGGGCAACATCGTGGAAGACACCACGCCCGAGGCCTTTTACCAGAACCCGCAGCACGAGCGGGCCAAGCAGTTTCTGAGCAAGATTCTGGGGCACTGA